The DNA region CTGGCGTTGTTCTTCCTCGGCGTGAACGAGCTGTGGCTCCTCCTCCTGGCCGGGGTGAGCGTCATGCTCCTGGCCAACCGCCGCCGGCTCGGAGCGGTGCTGACCGGGGGGCCGGGCATCCTCTGGGCCGCCATCGCGCACGGCGGGCCGGGGTGGCCTGGGGTGCCCGCGGCCCTCCCTGCGGCGGCGGCCGCGTCGGCGGCGGGGGCCGCGCCCTTCGACCCGACGATCCTCTTCCTGGTCTTCCTCAAGATTGGTGCGGTGCTCTACGGCGGCGGCTACGTGTTGCTGGCCTTCCTGCGGGGCGACTTCGTCGAGCGCCTGGGATGGCTGACCGACCGGCAGCTCCTCGACGCCGTGGCCGTGGGGCAGTTCACGCCGGGGCCGCTCTTCACCACCGCGACCTTCATCGGGTACCTGCTCGGGGGCCTGTCCGGAGCGGCGCTGGCGACAGCAGGCATCTTCCTGCCGGGGTTCCTCTTCGTGGCCGCCAGCCACCCCTTCATCCCGCGCCTGCGCCGCTCGCCGTGGCTGGGGGCCCTGCTCGACGGCGTGAACGCCGCGGCCGTGGCGCTCATGGCCGGCGTCACCTGGCAGCTCGGGCGGGCGGCGCTGGTGGACCTACCTGCCGTCCTGCTCGCGCTGGCGGCGGCGCTCCTGCTGGTCCGCACCCGGGTGAACTCGGCCTGGCTCGTCGCGGGGGGCGGCGTCGTGGGGTTTCTGCTCAGGAGCCCCGCCGGCTAGCCCGCCGCCCGCGCTCGCTCTCGCACCAGGCCGGCAGGCGGTCGAGGTCGACGAGCCGGCCGACCCCGCAGC from Armatimonadota bacterium includes:
- the chrA gene encoding chromate efflux transporter produces the protein MAARRSELLAVTALFLRLGFTAFGGPAAHIAMMRDEVVRRRRWLSDQEFLDLLGATNLIPGPNSTEMAIHIGYTRAGWPGLVAGGAAFILPAALIALAMARAYVRYGTTPEATALLYGVKPVIIAIVAHALLGLGRAALRGPLPTVVALITLALFFLGVNELWLLLLAGVSVMLLANRRRLGAVLTGGPGILWAAIAHGGPGWPGVPAALPAAAAASAAGAAPFDPTILFLVFLKIGAVLYGGGYVLLAFLRGDFVERLGWLTDRQLLDAVAVGQFTPGPLFTTATFIGYLLGGLSGAALATAGIFLPGFLFVAASHPFIPRLRRSPWLGALLDGVNAAAVALMAGVTWQLGRAALVDLPAVLLALAAALLLVRTRVNSAWLVAGGGVVGFLLRSPAG